The following proteins come from a genomic window of Neoarius graeffei isolate fNeoGra1 chromosome 26, fNeoGra1.pri, whole genome shotgun sequence:
- the LOC132874439 gene encoding cytochrome c oxidase assembly protein COX14 homolog isoform X2: MLSTKHLADVGYRVFSGSMMLLTLYGGYLCTLRGYRYVQRQKQLQLAAQNQSIDPEIVKD, from the coding sequence ATGCTGAGTACCAAGCATCTAGCTGATGTGGGCTACCGCGTCTTCTCTGGGTCCATGATGCTGCTGACCCTGTATGGAGGCTACCTGTGCACCCTGCGTGGCTACCGCTATGTGCAGAGACAGAAGCAGCTCCAACTGGCTGCACAGAATCAGAGCATTGACCCTGAGATAGTCAAGGACTGA